In the genome of Parus major isolate Abel chromosome 2, Parus_major1.1, whole genome shotgun sequence, one region contains:
- the CAPN7 gene encoding calpain-7 isoform X3 — MLSYRLTWWNYVMATETSEAGLQSKLKQLARQALDRAEALKESMSKSSQKEKPTAAKPNQPVRTFFPLGPDFSLNDKPQTIRAVQASESQRQRYTAEEIEVLRKTSKINGIEYVPFMSVDLRERFAFPMPFSDKCGKLPLSPKQKAMFAKWVRPDDITNNPTMIYTVSSFSIKQTIVSDCSFVASLAISAAYERRYNKKLITSIIYPQNKKGEPEYNPCGKYMVKLHINGVPRKVIIDDQLPVDHSGELLCSYSNNKNELWVSLIEKAYMKVMGGYDFPGSNSNIDLHALTGWIPERIAMHSDNQAFNKDSTFRMLYQRFHKGDVLITTATGVMSEEEGEKWGLVPTHAYAVLDIREYKGLRFLQLKNPWSHLRWKGRYSENDTRNWTPDLQKYLNFDPRTAQKIDNGIFWISWEDLCQYYDVIYLSWNPSLFKESTCIHSTWDAKQGPVKDAYSLANNPQYKLEVQCPQGGAAVWVLLSRHITDKDDFAHNREFITMVVYKTDGKKVYYPADPPPYIDGIRINSPHYLTKIKLTSPGSHTFTLVVSQYEKQNTIHYTIRVYSLCKFTFSKIPTPYTISKRVNGQWKGHSAGGCGNFRDTYKNNPIYQFQLDKNGPLLIELRGPRQYSVGFELVTVSTVGDPGSYGFQKKSSGDYRCGFCYLEVENTFAGVYNIIPTTFLPQQEGPFFLDFNSTTPLKVSQLQ, encoded by the exons ATGTTAAGCTACAGGTTAACTTGGTGGAATTATGTGATG GCTACTGAAACCTCAGAAGCAGGCCTACAGTCCAAACTGAAACAGCTGGCTCGACAAGCACTGGATAG aGCAGAAGCACTGAAGGAATCTATGTCAAAGTCatctcagaaagaaaagccaacTGCAGCAAAACCAAATCAGCCAGTCAGAACATTCTTTCCACTGGgacctgatttttctttaaatgataAACCACAGACAATCAGAGCAGTACAAGCTAGTGAATCTCAGCGTCAGAGATACACTGCAGAGGAGATAGAAGTACTCAG GAAGACTTCAAAGATTAATGGCATTGAATATGTACCTTTCATGAGTGTTGATCTGAGGGAACGTTTTGCCTTCCCTATGCCTTTTTC TGATAAGTGTGGGAAGCTACCGTTATCCCCCAAACAGAAAGCAATGTTTGCCAAGTGGGTGCGACCAGATGATATAACAAATAACCCTACAATGATCTATACTGTATCAAGTTTCAGCATAAAGCAG aCAATAGTGTCAGATTGTTCTTTTGTGGCATCACTAGCTATCAGTGCAGCATATGAAAGAAGATACAACAAAAAACTGATCACAAG TATAATTTACCCTCAGAATAAGAAAGGAGAACCAGAATATAATCCATGTGGTAAATACATGGTGAAGCTTCATATCAATGGTGTTCCTAGAAAG GTAATCATAGATGACCAGTTACCTGTTGATCATAGTGGGGAACTTCTCTGCTCTTATTCCAATAATAAGAATGAATTATGGGTGTCACTAATAGAAAAAGCTTACATGAAGGTCATGGGAGGATATGATTTTCCTGGATCAAATTCT aatattGATCTTCATGCACTGACAGGTTGGATACCTGAAAGAATTGCTATGCACTCTGACAATCAAGCCTTCAATAAAGACAGCACTTTCAGGATGCTTTATCAGAG ATTTCACAAGGGAGATGTCCTTATCACAACAGCAACAGGGGTGATGtctgaagaggaaggagaaaagtgGGGTTTAGTTCCAACCCATGCATATGCAGTCTTGGATATAAGAGAATATAAG gGACTTCGATTTCTTCAGCTAAAAAATCCCTGGAGCCACTTACGTTGGAAGGGACGATACAGTGAAAATGACACAAGAAACTGGACCCCAGATTTACAAAAATACTTGAACTTTGATCCCAGGACAGCTCAAAAAATAGACAATG gCATTTTCTGGATTTCCTGGGAGGACCTCTGCCAGTACTATGATGTTATTTATTTGAGTTGGAACCCAAGTCTTTTTAAAGAATCTACATGTATTCACAG TACGTGGGATGCAAAGCAGGGCCCGGTGAAGGATGCCTACAGCCTGGCCAACAACCCTCAGTACAAGCTGGAGGTGCAGTGTCCACAGGGTGGTGCTGCTGTCTGGGTCCTGCTCAGCAGGCACATCACTGACAAG gATGACTTTGCACACAATCGGGAATTCATTACGATGGTTGTATACAAGACTGATGGCAAAAAAGTTTACTATCCAG ctgATCCTCCTCCTTATATTGATGGTATTCGGATCAACAGTCCTCATTATCTGACCAAGATAAAGCTGACCTCTCCAGGTTCCCATACATTCACCTTAGTGGTGTCCCAGTATGAGAAACAAAACACCATCCATTACACCATCAGG GTGTATTCCTTGTGCAAGTTCACCTTTTCCAAGATTCCTACACCTTACACCATTTCCAAACGg GTTAATGGACAGTGGAAAGGTCACAGTGCTGGAGGATGTGGAAACTTCAGAGACACCTACAAAAATAACCCCATTTATCAATTCCAGCTAGACAAGAATGGACCATTACTAATTGAACTACGGGGGCCAAG GCAATACAGTGTTGGCTTTGAACTTGTCACCGTCTCAACAGTGGGAGATCCTGGGTCCTAtggctttcagaaaaaaagcagtggtGACTACAG GTGTGGATTTTGCTACTTGGAGGTGGAGAACACATTTGCTGGAGTTTACAACATTATCCCCACCACATTCCTGCCTCAACAAGAGGGCCCCTTTTTCTTAGATTTTAACAGTACTACTCCTCTTAAGGTGTCACAGCTGCAGTGA
- the CAPN7 gene encoding calpain-7 isoform X2, translating to MAGSNLENIQEKINEYLERVQALHSAVQSQKTDPLKSKQQLDLERAHFLVTQAFDEDDKGNAEEAIELYTEAVELCLKTATETSEAGLQSKLKQLARQALDRAEALKESMSKSSQKEKPTAAKPNQPVRTFFPLGPDFSLNDKPQTIRAVQASESQRQRYTAEEIEVLRKTSKINGIEYVPFMSVDLRERFAFPMPFSDKCGKLPLSPKQKAMFAKWVRPDDITNNPTMIYTVSSFSIKQTIVSDCSFVASLAISAAYERRYNKKLITSIIYPQNKKGEPEYNPCGKYMVKLHINGVPRKVIIDDQLPVDHSGELLCSYSNNKNELWVSLIEKAYMKVMGGYDFPGSNSNIDLHALTGWIPERIAMHSDNQAFNKDSTFRMLYQRFHKGDVLITTATGVMSEEEGEKWGLVPTHAYAVLDIREYKGLRFLQLKNPWSHLRWKGRYSENDTRNWTPDLQKYLNFDPRTAQKIDNGIFWISWEDLCQYYDVIYLSWNPSLFKESTCIHSTWDAKQGPVKDAYSLANNPQYKLEVQCPQGGAAVWVLLSRHITDKDDFAHNREFITMVVYKTDGKKVYYPADPPPYIDGIRINSPHYLTKIKLTSPGSHTFTLVVSQYEKQNTIHYTIRVYSLCKFTFSKIPTPYTISKRVNGQWKGHSAGGCGNFRDTYKNNPIYQFQLDKNGPLLIELRGPRQYSVGFELVTVSTVGDPGSYGFQKKSSGDYRCGFCYLEVENTFAGVYNIIPTTFLPQQEGPFFLDFNSTTPLKVSQLQ from the exons ATGGCTGGGTCCAACTTggaaaatattcaagaaaaaataaatgagtacTTGGAGAGAGTTCAAGCTCTCCATTCAGCAG TTCAGTCACAGAAGACAGACCCTCTGAAGTCAAAACAACAGTTGGACTTGGAGCGTGCTCACTTCCTAGTTACACAGGCTTTTGATGAAGATGATAAAGGCAATGCAGAAGAAGCTATAGAGTTGTACACAGAAGCGGTGGAACTCTGTTTGAAAACA GCTACTGAAACCTCAGAAGCAGGCCTACAGTCCAAACTGAAACAGCTGGCTCGACAAGCACTGGATAG aGCAGAAGCACTGAAGGAATCTATGTCAAAGTCatctcagaaagaaaagccaacTGCAGCAAAACCAAATCAGCCAGTCAGAACATTCTTTCCACTGGgacctgatttttctttaaatgataAACCACAGACAATCAGAGCAGTACAAGCTAGTGAATCTCAGCGTCAGAGATACACTGCAGAGGAGATAGAAGTACTCAG GAAGACTTCAAAGATTAATGGCATTGAATATGTACCTTTCATGAGTGTTGATCTGAGGGAACGTTTTGCCTTCCCTATGCCTTTTTC TGATAAGTGTGGGAAGCTACCGTTATCCCCCAAACAGAAAGCAATGTTTGCCAAGTGGGTGCGACCAGATGATATAACAAATAACCCTACAATGATCTATACTGTATCAAGTTTCAGCATAAAGCAG aCAATAGTGTCAGATTGTTCTTTTGTGGCATCACTAGCTATCAGTGCAGCATATGAAAGAAGATACAACAAAAAACTGATCACAAG TATAATTTACCCTCAGAATAAGAAAGGAGAACCAGAATATAATCCATGTGGTAAATACATGGTGAAGCTTCATATCAATGGTGTTCCTAGAAAG GTAATCATAGATGACCAGTTACCTGTTGATCATAGTGGGGAACTTCTCTGCTCTTATTCCAATAATAAGAATGAATTATGGGTGTCACTAATAGAAAAAGCTTACATGAAGGTCATGGGAGGATATGATTTTCCTGGATCAAATTCT aatattGATCTTCATGCACTGACAGGTTGGATACCTGAAAGAATTGCTATGCACTCTGACAATCAAGCCTTCAATAAAGACAGCACTTTCAGGATGCTTTATCAGAG ATTTCACAAGGGAGATGTCCTTATCACAACAGCAACAGGGGTGATGtctgaagaggaaggagaaaagtgGGGTTTAGTTCCAACCCATGCATATGCAGTCTTGGATATAAGAGAATATAAG gGACTTCGATTTCTTCAGCTAAAAAATCCCTGGAGCCACTTACGTTGGAAGGGACGATACAGTGAAAATGACACAAGAAACTGGACCCCAGATTTACAAAAATACTTGAACTTTGATCCCAGGACAGCTCAAAAAATAGACAATG gCATTTTCTGGATTTCCTGGGAGGACCTCTGCCAGTACTATGATGTTATTTATTTGAGTTGGAACCCAAGTCTTTTTAAAGAATCTACATGTATTCACAG TACGTGGGATGCAAAGCAGGGCCCGGTGAAGGATGCCTACAGCCTGGCCAACAACCCTCAGTACAAGCTGGAGGTGCAGTGTCCACAGGGTGGTGCTGCTGTCTGGGTCCTGCTCAGCAGGCACATCACTGACAAG gATGACTTTGCACACAATCGGGAATTCATTACGATGGTTGTATACAAGACTGATGGCAAAAAAGTTTACTATCCAG ctgATCCTCCTCCTTATATTGATGGTATTCGGATCAACAGTCCTCATTATCTGACCAAGATAAAGCTGACCTCTCCAGGTTCCCATACATTCACCTTAGTGGTGTCCCAGTATGAGAAACAAAACACCATCCATTACACCATCAGG GTGTATTCCTTGTGCAAGTTCACCTTTTCCAAGATTCCTACACCTTACACCATTTCCAAACGg GTTAATGGACAGTGGAAAGGTCACAGTGCTGGAGGATGTGGAAACTTCAGAGACACCTACAAAAATAACCCCATTTATCAATTCCAGCTAGACAAGAATGGACCATTACTAATTGAACTACGGGGGCCAAG GCAATACAGTGTTGGCTTTGAACTTGTCACCGTCTCAACAGTGGGAGATCCTGGGTCCTAtggctttcagaaaaaaagcagtggtGACTACAG GTGTGGATTTTGCTACTTGGAGGTGGAGAACACATTTGCTGGAGTTTACAACATTATCCCCACCACATTCCTGCCTCAACAAGAGGGCCCCTTTTTCTTAGATTTTAACAGTACTACTCCTCTTAAGGTGTCACAGCTGCAGTGA
- the CAPN7 gene encoding calpain-7 isoform X4, protein MDATTLELDAVKFAQLAVQRDQSGRYQEAVFYYKEAAQALIYAGMAGSNLENIQEKINEYLERVQALHSAVQSQKTDPLKSKQQLDLERAHFLVTQAFDEDDKGNAEEAIELYTEAVELCLKTATETSEAGLQSKLKQLARQALDRAEALKESMSKSSQKEKPTAAKPNQPVRTFFPLGPDFSLNDKPQTIRAVQASESQRQRYTAEEIEVLRKTSKINGIEYVPFMSVDLRERFAFPMPFSDKCGKLPLSPKQKAMFAKWVRPDDITNNPTMIYTVSSFSIKQTIVSDCSFVASLAISAAYERRYNKKLITSIIYPQNKKGEPEYNPCGKYMVKLHINGVPRKVIIDDQLPVDHSGELLCSYSNNKNELWVSLIEKAYMKVMGGYDFPGSNSNIDLHALTGWIPERIAMHSDNQAFNKDSTFRMLYQRFHKGDVLITTATGVMSEEEGEKWGLVPTHAYAVLDIREYKGLRFLQLKNPWSHLRWKGRYSENDTRNWTPDLQKYLNFDPRTAQKIDNGIFWISWEDLCQYYDVIYLSWNPSLFKESTCIHRMTLHTIGNSLRWLYTRLMAKKFTIQVYSLCKFTFSKIPTPYTISKRVNGQWKGHSAGGCGNFRDTYKNNPIYQFQLDKNGPLLIELRGPRQYSVGFELVTVSTVGDPGSYGFQKKSSGDYRCGFCYLEVENTFAGVYNIIPTTFLPQQEGPFFLDFNSTTPLKVSQLQ, encoded by the exons ATGGACGCCACCACGCTGGAACTGGACGCGGTGAAGTTCGCGCAGCTGGCGGTGCAGCGGGACCAGAGCGGGCGCTACCAGGAAGCGGTCTTCTACTACAAG GAAGCTGCACAAGCCTTGATTTATGCTGGGATGGCTGGGTCCAACTTggaaaatattcaagaaaaaataaatgagtacTTGGAGAGAGTTCAAGCTCTCCATTCAGCAG TTCAGTCACAGAAGACAGACCCTCTGAAGTCAAAACAACAGTTGGACTTGGAGCGTGCTCACTTCCTAGTTACACAGGCTTTTGATGAAGATGATAAAGGCAATGCAGAAGAAGCTATAGAGTTGTACACAGAAGCGGTGGAACTCTGTTTGAAAACA GCTACTGAAACCTCAGAAGCAGGCCTACAGTCCAAACTGAAACAGCTGGCTCGACAAGCACTGGATAG aGCAGAAGCACTGAAGGAATCTATGTCAAAGTCatctcagaaagaaaagccaacTGCAGCAAAACCAAATCAGCCAGTCAGAACATTCTTTCCACTGGgacctgatttttctttaaatgataAACCACAGACAATCAGAGCAGTACAAGCTAGTGAATCTCAGCGTCAGAGATACACTGCAGAGGAGATAGAAGTACTCAG GAAGACTTCAAAGATTAATGGCATTGAATATGTACCTTTCATGAGTGTTGATCTGAGGGAACGTTTTGCCTTCCCTATGCCTTTTTC TGATAAGTGTGGGAAGCTACCGTTATCCCCCAAACAGAAAGCAATGTTTGCCAAGTGGGTGCGACCAGATGATATAACAAATAACCCTACAATGATCTATACTGTATCAAGTTTCAGCATAAAGCAG aCAATAGTGTCAGATTGTTCTTTTGTGGCATCACTAGCTATCAGTGCAGCATATGAAAGAAGATACAACAAAAAACTGATCACAAG TATAATTTACCCTCAGAATAAGAAAGGAGAACCAGAATATAATCCATGTGGTAAATACATGGTGAAGCTTCATATCAATGGTGTTCCTAGAAAG GTAATCATAGATGACCAGTTACCTGTTGATCATAGTGGGGAACTTCTCTGCTCTTATTCCAATAATAAGAATGAATTATGGGTGTCACTAATAGAAAAAGCTTACATGAAGGTCATGGGAGGATATGATTTTCCTGGATCAAATTCT aatattGATCTTCATGCACTGACAGGTTGGATACCTGAAAGAATTGCTATGCACTCTGACAATCAAGCCTTCAATAAAGACAGCACTTTCAGGATGCTTTATCAGAG ATTTCACAAGGGAGATGTCCTTATCACAACAGCAACAGGGGTGATGtctgaagaggaaggagaaaagtgGGGTTTAGTTCCAACCCATGCATATGCAGTCTTGGATATAAGAGAATATAAG gGACTTCGATTTCTTCAGCTAAAAAATCCCTGGAGCCACTTACGTTGGAAGGGACGATACAGTGAAAATGACACAAGAAACTGGACCCCAGATTTACAAAAATACTTGAACTTTGATCCCAGGACAGCTCAAAAAATAGACAATG gCATTTTCTGGATTTCCTGGGAGGACCTCTGCCAGTACTATGATGTTATTTATTTGAGTTGGAACCCAAGTCTTTTTAAAGAATCTACATGTATTCACAG gATGACTTTGCACACAATCGGGAATTCATTACGATGGTTGTATACAAGACTGATGGCAAAAAAGTTTACTATCCAG GTGTATTCCTTGTGCAAGTTCACCTTTTCCAAGATTCCTACACCTTACACCATTTCCAAACGg GTTAATGGACAGTGGAAAGGTCACAGTGCTGGAGGATGTGGAAACTTCAGAGACACCTACAAAAATAACCCCATTTATCAATTCCAGCTAGACAAGAATGGACCATTACTAATTGAACTACGGGGGCCAAG GCAATACAGTGTTGGCTTTGAACTTGTCACCGTCTCAACAGTGGGAGATCCTGGGTCCTAtggctttcagaaaaaaagcagtggtGACTACAG GTGTGGATTTTGCTACTTGGAGGTGGAGAACACATTTGCTGGAGTTTACAACATTATCCCCACCACATTCCTGCCTCAACAAGAGGGCCCCTTTTTCTTAGATTTTAACAGTACTACTCCTCTTAAGGTGTCACAGCTGCAGTGA
- the CAPN7 gene encoding calpain-7 isoform X1 produces MDATTLELDAVKFAQLAVQRDQSGRYQEAVFYYKEAAQALIYAGMAGSNLENIQEKINEYLERVQALHSAVQSQKTDPLKSKQQLDLERAHFLVTQAFDEDDKGNAEEAIELYTEAVELCLKTATETSEAGLQSKLKQLARQALDRAEALKESMSKSSQKEKPTAAKPNQPVRTFFPLGPDFSLNDKPQTIRAVQASESQRQRYTAEEIEVLRKTSKINGIEYVPFMSVDLRERFAFPMPFSDKCGKLPLSPKQKAMFAKWVRPDDITNNPTMIYTVSSFSIKQTIVSDCSFVASLAISAAYERRYNKKLITSIIYPQNKKGEPEYNPCGKYMVKLHINGVPRKVIIDDQLPVDHSGELLCSYSNNKNELWVSLIEKAYMKVMGGYDFPGSNSNIDLHALTGWIPERIAMHSDNQAFNKDSTFRMLYQRFHKGDVLITTATGVMSEEEGEKWGLVPTHAYAVLDIREYKGLRFLQLKNPWSHLRWKGRYSENDTRNWTPDLQKYLNFDPRTAQKIDNGIFWISWEDLCQYYDVIYLSWNPSLFKESTCIHSTWDAKQGPVKDAYSLANNPQYKLEVQCPQGGAAVWVLLSRHITDKDDFAHNREFITMVVYKTDGKKVYYPADPPPYIDGIRINSPHYLTKIKLTSPGSHTFTLVVSQYEKQNTIHYTIRVYSLCKFTFSKIPTPYTISKRVNGQWKGHSAGGCGNFRDTYKNNPIYQFQLDKNGPLLIELRGPRQYSVGFELVTVSTVGDPGSYGFQKKSSGDYRCGFCYLEVENTFAGVYNIIPTTFLPQQEGPFFLDFNSTTPLKVSQLQ; encoded by the exons ATGGACGCCACCACGCTGGAACTGGACGCGGTGAAGTTCGCGCAGCTGGCGGTGCAGCGGGACCAGAGCGGGCGCTACCAGGAAGCGGTCTTCTACTACAAG GAAGCTGCACAAGCCTTGATTTATGCTGGGATGGCTGGGTCCAACTTggaaaatattcaagaaaaaataaatgagtacTTGGAGAGAGTTCAAGCTCTCCATTCAGCAG TTCAGTCACAGAAGACAGACCCTCTGAAGTCAAAACAACAGTTGGACTTGGAGCGTGCTCACTTCCTAGTTACACAGGCTTTTGATGAAGATGATAAAGGCAATGCAGAAGAAGCTATAGAGTTGTACACAGAAGCGGTGGAACTCTGTTTGAAAACA GCTACTGAAACCTCAGAAGCAGGCCTACAGTCCAAACTGAAACAGCTGGCTCGACAAGCACTGGATAG aGCAGAAGCACTGAAGGAATCTATGTCAAAGTCatctcagaaagaaaagccaacTGCAGCAAAACCAAATCAGCCAGTCAGAACATTCTTTCCACTGGgacctgatttttctttaaatgataAACCACAGACAATCAGAGCAGTACAAGCTAGTGAATCTCAGCGTCAGAGATACACTGCAGAGGAGATAGAAGTACTCAG GAAGACTTCAAAGATTAATGGCATTGAATATGTACCTTTCATGAGTGTTGATCTGAGGGAACGTTTTGCCTTCCCTATGCCTTTTTC TGATAAGTGTGGGAAGCTACCGTTATCCCCCAAACAGAAAGCAATGTTTGCCAAGTGGGTGCGACCAGATGATATAACAAATAACCCTACAATGATCTATACTGTATCAAGTTTCAGCATAAAGCAG aCAATAGTGTCAGATTGTTCTTTTGTGGCATCACTAGCTATCAGTGCAGCATATGAAAGAAGATACAACAAAAAACTGATCACAAG TATAATTTACCCTCAGAATAAGAAAGGAGAACCAGAATATAATCCATGTGGTAAATACATGGTGAAGCTTCATATCAATGGTGTTCCTAGAAAG GTAATCATAGATGACCAGTTACCTGTTGATCATAGTGGGGAACTTCTCTGCTCTTATTCCAATAATAAGAATGAATTATGGGTGTCACTAATAGAAAAAGCTTACATGAAGGTCATGGGAGGATATGATTTTCCTGGATCAAATTCT aatattGATCTTCATGCACTGACAGGTTGGATACCTGAAAGAATTGCTATGCACTCTGACAATCAAGCCTTCAATAAAGACAGCACTTTCAGGATGCTTTATCAGAG ATTTCACAAGGGAGATGTCCTTATCACAACAGCAACAGGGGTGATGtctgaagaggaaggagaaaagtgGGGTTTAGTTCCAACCCATGCATATGCAGTCTTGGATATAAGAGAATATAAG gGACTTCGATTTCTTCAGCTAAAAAATCCCTGGAGCCACTTACGTTGGAAGGGACGATACAGTGAAAATGACACAAGAAACTGGACCCCAGATTTACAAAAATACTTGAACTTTGATCCCAGGACAGCTCAAAAAATAGACAATG gCATTTTCTGGATTTCCTGGGAGGACCTCTGCCAGTACTATGATGTTATTTATTTGAGTTGGAACCCAAGTCTTTTTAAAGAATCTACATGTATTCACAG TACGTGGGATGCAAAGCAGGGCCCGGTGAAGGATGCCTACAGCCTGGCCAACAACCCTCAGTACAAGCTGGAGGTGCAGTGTCCACAGGGTGGTGCTGCTGTCTGGGTCCTGCTCAGCAGGCACATCACTGACAAG gATGACTTTGCACACAATCGGGAATTCATTACGATGGTTGTATACAAGACTGATGGCAAAAAAGTTTACTATCCAG ctgATCCTCCTCCTTATATTGATGGTATTCGGATCAACAGTCCTCATTATCTGACCAAGATAAAGCTGACCTCTCCAGGTTCCCATACATTCACCTTAGTGGTGTCCCAGTATGAGAAACAAAACACCATCCATTACACCATCAGG GTGTATTCCTTGTGCAAGTTCACCTTTTCCAAGATTCCTACACCTTACACCATTTCCAAACGg GTTAATGGACAGTGGAAAGGTCACAGTGCTGGAGGATGTGGAAACTTCAGAGACACCTACAAAAATAACCCCATTTATCAATTCCAGCTAGACAAGAATGGACCATTACTAATTGAACTACGGGGGCCAAG GCAATACAGTGTTGGCTTTGAACTTGTCACCGTCTCAACAGTGGGAGATCCTGGGTCCTAtggctttcagaaaaaaagcagtggtGACTACAG GTGTGGATTTTGCTACTTGGAGGTGGAGAACACATTTGCTGGAGTTTACAACATTATCCCCACCACATTCCTGCCTCAACAAGAGGGCCCCTTTTTCTTAGATTTTAACAGTACTACTCCTCTTAAGGTGTCACAGCTGCAGTGA